The following are encoded together in the Vigna angularis cultivar LongXiaoDou No.4 chromosome 9, ASM1680809v1, whole genome shotgun sequence genome:
- the LOC108347112 gene encoding germin-like protein subfamily 1 member 20 has product MLHPYKYRSPNESKLTSHNITKQKNRLIPKGKKMKAVYLFVAVLALTSSLVSAYDPSPLQDFCVAIKEVDGVFVNGKFCKDPKAVKAEDFFLHVEPGNTDNPLNAQVTPVAVDQLPGLNTLGISLARIDFAPKGLNPPHTHPRATEILIVLEGTLYVGFVSSNQDGNRLFTKVLNKGDVFVFPIGLVHFQLNVGYGNAVAIAGLSSQNPGTVIVANALFKAVPPISVEVLARALQLDNKVIEDLQRRSWYGKD; this is encoded by the exons ATGCTTCATCCTTATAAATACCGATCTCCAAATGAATCAAAACTCACTTCTCACAACATTACAAAGCAGAAGAATCGTTTGATACcgaaagggaaaaaaatgaaagctgTTTACTTGTTTGTTGCCGTCTTGGCTCTCACTTCTTCACTTGTCTCTGCGTATGACCCTAGTCCCCTGCAAGACTTTTGTGTGGCAATCAAGGAAGTCGATGGTG tgtttgtgaatggaaaatttTGCAAAGACCCAAAGGCAGTGAAAGCTGAAGATTTCTTCTTACATGTGGAACCTGGGAACACCGACAACCCACTGAATGCACAGGTGACTCCTGTGGCTGTTGATCAACTACCTGGATTGAACACGCTGGGCATATCTTTGGCTCGCATAGATTTTGCACCAAAGGGTTTAAACCCTCCCCACACCCACCCTCGTGCCACTGAGATCCTTATAGTTCTCGAAGGAACACTTTATGTTGGATTTGTATCCTCAAATCAAGATGGAAATCGCCTTTTCACCAAAGTCTTGAACAAGGGTGATGTCTTTGTCTTCCCAATTGGTCTCGTTCACTTCCAACTCAATGTCGGTTATGGAAATGCTGTTGCTATTGCTGGTCTTAGCAGTCAAAATCCAGGAACTGTTATTGTTGCAAATGCTTTGTTTAAAGCTGTTCCACCTATTTCTGTTGAGGTTCTCGCCAGAGCTCTTCAACTCGATAACAAAGTAATTGAAGACCTTCAAAGGAGATCATGGTACGGCAAGGACTAG